The proteins below come from a single Sphingomonas carotinifaciens genomic window:
- a CDS encoding Gfo/Idh/MocA family protein, whose amino-acid sequence MPDSIDRRLMLKLGGAAAGMVLGARGADAQKYPPPSDVDRGRVENGKVTFPEWRSQADPKTPPPPAPLPPEQRVGFAIVALGRLSLEELLPAFGECKKAKLVALVSGSPEKLRTTAQQYGIAPENCYDYAGFDRIRDNPAVQVVYIVLPNGMHREYVERAAAAGKHVLCEKPMATSAADARAMVEACKRANVRLMIAYRIQYEPYNQRAARFVQEGTFGRLVGATMTNVQTVAPDGEKQWRHKRVQAGGGALPDIGLYCINTARFLTGEEPTEVYAEQFSPPGDPRYAQVEETVAWTMRFPSNFLAQCLTSYGARDDKHQRLNFATATVDMPNAYRYQGQQLYVAQNQGDMDERQQVILPQKNQFAEEIDHMADCVLSNRQPRTPGEEGVQDHVIMEAIYESAKTGRPVKLKAYEGKDVFRGPPLPPEG is encoded by the coding sequence ATGCCCGATTCGATCGATCGCCGCCTGATGCTGAAACTGGGCGGTGCCGCCGCCGGCATGGTGCTCGGCGCCCGCGGGGCCGATGCGCAGAAATATCCGCCGCCCAGCGATGTCGACCGCGGCCGCGTCGAAAACGGCAAGGTCACCTTTCCCGAATGGCGCAGCCAGGCCGACCCCAAGACGCCCCCACCCCCGGCCCCGCTTCCCCCCGAACAACGCGTCGGCTTCGCCATCGTCGCGCTCGGCCGCCTCAGCCTGGAGGAACTGCTGCCCGCGTTCGGCGAGTGCAAAAAGGCCAAGCTCGTCGCGCTCGTGTCGGGCAGTCCGGAGAAACTGCGCACCACCGCGCAGCAATACGGGATCGCGCCCGAAAACTGCTATGACTATGCCGGCTTCGACCGCATCCGCGACAATCCGGCGGTCCAAGTCGTCTACATCGTCCTGCCCAACGGCATGCACCGCGAATATGTCGAGCGCGCCGCGGCGGCCGGCAAGCATGTCCTGTGCGAAAAGCCGATGGCCACCAGTGCCGCCGACGCCCGCGCGATGGTGGAGGCGTGCAAGCGCGCCAATGTCCGCCTGATGATCGCCTACCGCATCCAGTACGAACCCTATAACCAGCGCGCGGCCCGCTTCGTGCAGGAGGGCACCTTCGGCCGCCTCGTCGGGGCGACGATGACCAATGTGCAGACCGTCGCCCCCGATGGCGAGAAGCAGTGGCGCCACAAGCGGGTACAGGCCGGCGGCGGCGCCCTGCCCGATATCGGCCTTTACTGCATCAACACCGCCCGCTTCCTGACCGGTGAGGAGCCCACGGAGGTCTATGCCGAACAGTTCAGCCCGCCCGGCGACCCGCGCTACGCGCAGGTGGAGGAGACCGTCGCCTGGACGATGCGCTTCCCCTCCAACTTCCTGGCGCAGTGCCTGACCAGCTACGGCGCGCGCGACGACAAGCACCAGCGGCTGAACTTCGCCACCGCCACCGTGGATATGCCCAACGCGTACAGATATCAGGGCCAGCAACTCTACGTCGCGCAGAACCAGGGCGACATGGACGAGCGGCAGCAGGTGATCCTGCCGCAAAAGAACCAGTTCGCCGAGGAGATCGACCACATGGCCGACTGCGTCCTGTCCAACCGCCAGCCGCGCACGCCCGGCGAGGAGGGCGTGCAGGACCATGTCATTATGGAAGCGATCTACGAAAGCGCGAAGACCGGCCGCCCCGTCAAGCTGAAGGCCTATGAGGGCAAGGACGTGTTCCGCGGCCCGCCCTTGCCGCCGGAGGGATAG